In Episyrphus balteatus chromosome 4, idEpiBalt1.1, whole genome shotgun sequence, the sequence aatgtttgaattaatCAACTCGCTAATcagtagtttatttttttttttttgttttgttttttttttttttttctttttaaccaCAACGTCATTTGTGTGGTAAATTAATATACTGGAAACTATTTCAAAGCCAGTTTTGATAAATTAGTTTTGACAGCAGTTTTTCGTGGTTTTAAATCAAACACAACTTATGAGATTATGAAGTTTAAAACGTATCAAACGAAGTTATGTGTTTTCATAATgtgttaatacaaaaaatataagataAACAAACAGTTGAATGAATTTAAGTAAGTTTCAAAAATACTCTTTGAATTGACGTAATTTGATTGTTCAAGTGTTGCTCTTTAACTGACACTTCATATTTGAAtcttaaattctgttaattcGTTAGATAGACAAAGAAATTTAGGCAAACTTCACTACCGGTTCATTGACAGATATTCTATGAACATGATTTTGCTTTTTGCTTAGATCTTGCGTTTATTGTTAATGAAATTATTGTTTGCTTAGCTGTCAATGGTACGATGCTGATGTGCGAAAACGCaaagtttataatttttgtttttttttttcgaaagtaaatatttttcattttatttgtattaaaataaacttaatgTTCAATGTGTGTAAAACTCTGACATATACTTTGCAGCATTGTATTCAAACCTTCGTTTTTACTTGCATCATGAagctgttttcttatgacacaTGTTTATGTTTTGAAGTAAATACatctgtttgggttctttttggacaaaaatatgaaacctgtcaaatttgaAGGAGTTTAAAAACATTTCTGTTTTTGGCaatacccaaacagacctataaTCCAGTcgaataagggtttaacctcggaatgaatgttaatagaaatttttttttgctcaatatcttccttttgccattctataacatatttcaaaagtctagaaaaatctcatgtccgcttgtcgcgatttcaaggtaaaatcgcgaaatggagattttctaaattagcaaaaataggctatggtattatatacacatatgatacatgttttctaggtattttttaatgctgatgccaaaatctaaatctaaaatctagacaatctgacgtctctgaaaaaagttataccagtttttcatttgtcaacccatattattataacagttgcaaacttactaccgaaaaacccttaaaagttatggtagaggaaccaaattttgcatgaaggttttcatattcattattattaggaatcaaaaaaatgcaaagaaaaaaacattcatatctatgaaaaattggtattttttgaaaaaaggggaaattttgggatatgcactaaaaacatcctggtacaatcttggaattagtgctaataggctaatttttttgtttctatctttgtttggatattctatatcttatgtcaaaaatctattaacattcattccgagatttacccctttgttctccttatttgactgtattactaATGATTGCCAATTTTCGtcatttttaattgaacaaTGAGTAACAAAGTGTTACACGCCAGTTCACGCTGCGCTGTTTGAAACCTGCGTTACCTTTTTGATTATCAGTGTAGACTGTTTGATTGTCGGTGTGAGCCGTTTAATGTCAGCACATGGTGTTTGAATGCCggtgtacatatgtatgtatatcgtTTGACTGCCGGCCTTAGCCGTTTGATGGAAGCATTAACTGTTTGATTGGCGGCTTTGAAGTCCGCGTAAGCTGTTTGATTGCTAATGAAAACTGTTTGATTGCCTTTGAATATAGTTAACTGTTTGCCGGTATATgctggagtattttttttttttactgtaagcTGTTTGCTTGCTGCCATAAAACGCTTGGTGACAGCGTAAGCTCTTTGATTGCCAGTGTAACAAAGTTCCGCTATCATAAATAAAACAGTGGATTTGAATGCCAAAACAACCGCATTGGCACTTTCAGATGAAAATAGATTGGCAACTTAACGCAACGCAAAGTATCTAGGAATCAATTCTAACGAGCTCCTGAGATTTAACAATCAATCTCGTTTGGTCctcagaaaatataactttgCCTTTCATCGCATTTATCCcctaatccaaaaaaaaaagaagaggaaCTTCTACACCGGTCTTTTCTTTGACCGACAACGGTAGAACTCAATCAAGAAGCGACTTATCAATTCGACAATTATTATGATAATTCTGACCGGGAGCATAACTTTTCCTACTTCACCCTTAGGCCCATTTCATACGAAGCCAGGCACCGGCGAACGGTTTTCTATACATTCGTTTTTTTAAGAATGTGTTCTCAGTAACCGTTAAACCGAGCCGGTCGACCGAAAACAACATCGTATAAAGTGCCACCATCCACAATTCCTTATTCTTAGTTCGCACTCATTCGCAaaactaaaatcaaaacaattttcctCAAAATTTCCAAACCATTTCTTCAGAACAACCATTTTAATCCGATTACGATGGATTATGTTGTAGGCGGTGTGGTCTAATGGTCTTTCACCACCTTCTTGGCAAAGAAAAACATCATGGTCGAACAATGTCAGATACCTGAATGTTAAACCTCTGCTAGACAGTATGGTGCCTGACTCATTCATAGgtctattttattttcttctagATGAGTAAATGCACGTAACGTACATTTTTCAATAACTACGCAATACATTTTACTGCACTTTCATAGGACTTTCAATAAGatgaatataataataattgtaaacattaaataataatatttacaaGAGAATCAATTTTATCAAAGGTTTTTCGTATCTCAACTACGACATCAAACAAAAATGATAACAAAGAATGAAATTCAAATTGCGCAATGTGCAACTAATTTTTACTCGTAGGTagaggattttgtttccatttaCAAGTTTACCACttcctgttaaaaaaaaatcgtcaagggtatttcttttttttttttttttgttttttgataagagcacatgtttttaattttgtataaaaagggTATCCCCTTACTCATACTTGTACTTGTGGATCATGCcattcattcaaaaacaaaatcaatctcatggtgttaaaaaaatatttgttattttttttacacttgaTAGAAAAATACTTTCATTTTTGAACAGAGCACgtgttgaaaaatgtttttgaaaacaattccGGAGAAATAATCATTTTGTGTGACTCATGATGAATGTATTCCactttcaaaatgaaaatattaaaaaaaactatgtaaacattttgaatttgtttatgTTAACATGAgtatagttttgttttgttttgtattgatGACAGCAAtgaaagaataacaaaaaagaaacgcattaaaaaaccgtaaaaaaagAAGGCGTACCTTGCCGGAAATGCGACttaggggttttttttttatataatttaactggtgttaattgtttttgttgatgttaatcttattgttgttgattttttatatcacacaaaaataaaaacataataaaaacttttgcttACTGAATGGAAAGAGTTCATTGATTCTTATTGACAATGATTTTCTTGTTGTTATCATCTTAACAAATAATATCAATAATGAAGGTGTTATGAGTATTATGCTCTTTGTTCACCTTGTTTGCTTCGGGGTAGGTAAAAAAATACTGGGAGTTGATGTTTATTTTtcctcaaacaattttttccagTCAACTTGGTTTCTAGGTATCTGCGCTTCACCCAAGATTaggattttttctaaaaaagatttcCTTTGCCAATTGGAGTTGGATTCAAGACTCTCCGACACGTTCCTAGATGTCTATACACTCCACCTGCTTCAACTCAGCAGctgttaaacttttttaaatttttagatcAGCAAGACGTCGATGTAAGACCCGTAGAGTTTGTCATCTGTTAACCCAGCAGATTTTTCTATATAGCTGCATTCAGACCTTTCTCGATATTAAGGACTTCGGTGATGTATTGGCCGAGTTTAACGGTGCAGCGAGAATTATCCCTGGCCATCCTGCACAAGCAAATGGGTTTGGCAGGGATGCCGAGACGCGTTATTGCTCTATATAGCTCGTCCCTATTTAGGCTCTCATAGGTTTCAATTTGGTATATCCTCAGTAATAACTACGTCTTTTCTACCGTGTTTTTGTTTTCTCAgatggaaaatttcttttctgAAGTGGTATTCTTCGGTATTGATTAGATTTAGATTagattttgcattttaaaatcttcTTGGGTATCGCATTTCAGCACTTTCGAACACACAGCTTGATTCCtgctcttcttttttttccacgTTAATATCACATTCTGCCCTCTCAGCAGTTCTAATGCTAGCCTTAACTCTCGATTTAAAGGTTTCATCTTATGTTACTTGCACCCATTTGCATTCTTCACCGAACCAAGTATCCTTGTGAAACCCAGCCCATCAGTATCGATCTGATGTTCCCTTAAGAGTGTTTCCACTGGCTCTCAGAGAGGAGATTGACTCAAACGTGGTCGGAGACGGAGAACACATAGAGGAGTCTCTTCTAACGAAAGCTTACTGACAATTAATATTCCTTACACGTACTTTCATTGTTTCGGTATTTTGTAAATCTGAATCGTAATATGCAGACGTCCAGAATTCTGAAAGAATAACTATCGCCAGTAACAACATGATCAGTTAGATTATAATTTCTTTGATCTAGAGATCGCTACATATGTACGCTTGTGCACATTTCTATATGGTTTCTTAATTTCCGTTTCATAAACAAAAGTCTTCTCCTTTTAAcataattaaaatacaaatctgTTTATTTAGGCTTTCGTTAAGTGGCTTTGatgatttttctttgtttgtttttcaatcTTTCCCCTCCCgagaatattaaataaattttatttttcttgttttttattttttcagaatcatgGATTGAATTAAGTACTGCTGCCGCAATGGCTGGTGTCAAGAGTCCCGATAGAATTACCCCATTACCATTTTCATCTGGCGAAGAATATTTGAGACTTTTGCGTGAAGCACAAAGAGAATCGAATCAATCGAGTCGTGTTGTGTCGCTTGCCAGTTCTAGACGTGATACCCCAAGGGATAGGTAAATTCAACATTTGATATccatttaaatataatattcattaaattgttatttttttttttagtccaaAATCACCACCAAACAGTCCAAATACAGAACTTTGTCCTGATGAAGATCTCAAACATGTATACATAAATTATTGGAGCAaagtaaatacattttgttatttattttttctctcttatcaaaaatgcaataatttattttaatcattttttgttttgtgcagGAGGGCGAAGCGCAAAAAGACACAGATTGGTTTGGTGAATGGAGTAGTCGACCTGATCAACAACCACCAAAGTAAGTATAATTTACTTACATTTCTCTTTGCTTAGGGATTAATAAagattcattaattttttggtaTGTGATTGGGTAAATAGATTCATCCAACACATTACAAGGAAATCCAATTAATGCATTATTGCATACGTTGTTATTGTTATCGGCACTTTAATAATACATATAATGTATATTTAGGTAATTCCAATATTGACAAATCCCTTGTTTCATTTTATAAAGATAACAGAGAGAGTTGCAAATGCCTTTAAAAGGTAGTcagttatatacaaaaataagcaaaagtattttaaaaaagattacaATTCAATGCCAGTTATTTAATGATAGCCTGAACAATACTTTCatgaaagcaaataaaaaacaaaattattgcaaattaatTCCAAATCATGGCATAATCTGTACTTGCTAAAAACACTTGCTAAGAACGTAGGAATAGCTGGTTAACAAACGCTCTGAAAACATATTTGACTCAGTTTTTGGTATCGATTTTGAGGAGTTTGCGAGGATGGAGACCTAATACTtgggtgaagaaatgagttgacACTGATTTGAGTACTTattttaagccctgatttttcaatcgtcagttagaagaataattttcaataaaaaaaaaacttttattcgtagGAATAAGCTATTAGGGTCTATTAGGGCTATTTgatgaatcgaaacttaaataatttatgttgaacataaactcttattatCTACTTTTACCTCTGCGTAAattgtcacataaggatttatgttgaacttaaatgcttaagtttcgattcatcAAACGGTTCTTACTGGTATTTGCGATAGGACTTTGTGAAGAAATCGGTTGTTAGAAAACTTTTCTATTCGTCAtagttttatgaatttttctgaATTTGAGGCTAAAATTTCTCAAAGATGATGTCGCATTGTTTAAATGAGTTGCTATTCCAAGGTGATAAAACAACTTTATACACTTTATTTCCGaggtgttttttattaaaaataccagctgtgttttattttcctcatgatccagatcagatcattgtttttattagctttacaacaaaagaaGGGGTCGAATcaccgcacacgattacgatcatacgtttacgttttgactattgctctctctatttaatcagtagaaaaagatagggacacatagcaaccatatgTTAACGaccgtatgccgtagttcgaccccaggattttgttttgtttttttttcgcaaataaGTACAATGTTCTGATCTGGATcaagaggaaaataaaacacagctaccGATTAGTATTTAAGTGAAGTAATAAAAATCTGATGAATATGTATTGATTTCATCGAAATGTGAGTAAGAAGTATTAACATTGTTTTGCAAAGATTACTGCGTGGATTGTTAAATATGAACCTTCCAATTCTGTTCGGTCATTTAGACGTAAAGCTTTGCAGTTATTTTATCCTTAGTACTATTATTTTATCTTCCATTCCATCAAATGAGTTCTAAATAGAAAATTACTCTAGggctcatttttataaaaaaaaaaagcttagatTATAGTCTTTCATAGGGAAAACGTTCCGAAAAGGCAAAGAAGCTCTGCTCTCTGTAAATTCGTGGTATTGTAGCGTTCAGCTCTTTTCAGTGATCTGGGGCCTATTTCTCATCAAGCTACATTTACTAAACCAACGACCCTAAAAATGTATAGTAAAGCTCCATTGAAGCTGGGAACTATTGTTTGTGCTCGGAATAATTCAGTAATACTGAAATTTTATCGGCTAAGTGCGTTAGGACATACAAATATAGAAGTATTAAGTCGttgatgtagctgatgtaaCAAATGAAGCTCGACTAGAAATAGATCTtgatctttttgtttgaaatttctcGTCAAACAGAGGGCGCTTTTGACTCTGTGTCGACGTTCTAACCATCATGTCTAAATCTAGTATGCCAAAGAATTattcatcaataaaaatcataattcatttttgtactttttaaactTCATAAATCAATATCTTTCGTTCACATTTGTATTGGAACTTCGTTATTAtgattttgtttatctttttttcagaGATTGGAAATTCGAACATCCAAAGAAGAAGAGCGCTGGCTATTCTATTCGTTTGACTCGTTTGGGTAAAAATTCTCTATTCTCTAGGGAAATCCTTTATTCGCTTATATTGAGCAATGTCCTTTCGCTCCTTTTGGGAGCTGGTTTAGGGTAAGTTaaaatcaatatcaatatccacaagaattttaaactttatatttgttttctttttacagATTGTGGCTTAGCAAACGCGGCATTCTCTTCACAAGAGTTGTAATTgactgaattttttaaaaacgaatgaattaaaacaaaaaaattatattcgaaagaaaaaaaataaacaatttataaacaaaacacATACATTAATATGCATATTATcagaaataataatataataataattatttactaaattttttttattattctctttaaaaaaaaaaaagaaaaacaaaaaaaaaattataatttttttttagtgaataatTATAAGGAAAGCTCGAAGGAGAAAAAGAGCATTTGTATGGTTCCATGAGTAAACCGGAAATATCGGATACCAACTTACATTtctattttattacttttgatatataaatataacaataaataacaaatcgatagaataataatacaaaaatattatataaagaaattagacaaaaatcaataaaatacatgatataaaaaaatatatagatgtattttatttgatttttgaaaagaaaaaaaaaattaactgaaattctatttacttcttttttatacctacatgaaaaaaaaaaaacaaacaaaaataaataaattaattgaatttttatgatggaaAGATGTTAAAAGAGATCTGAAAATGTATAAGCTTCttatatatgaaaaattgatgttttaggaattttttatttaaacaaaaaaaaaatattgtgaattgttcgttttaagtatttttttttgtttgcttttgttaTAATTATTACAGGTTTTTACtatataaaacattaaaaacaaaaaaaaaaatgtataaataaattattataggaATCGAACTAAAAGtacaaatttggattttttaatttactattTTGATAATTTCCTTTTACTGACAGAAGAACACTGAATCAATTTCCCGTTGATTAATTAATGAGATAGATAATCACGAATCAAAATTAGAGGATGGGTCCCACCTAAAAATTTGATACTATAGAATCGTTTTGTAATcaatatttgaattttcttcACCTCAAGTTAATAGCTCGTTAAAATGGAAAAACGCTGATACTTACAAAAACAATATCACCTTAGCCATTTTATCTTTAAAACTCCCAGGATTTGCAGATGCAAGATGCCGGAATCTTAAAAATCATTACGTAGCTGCTGCAATCACCACATTATCGAATTCTGGGGacctacaattttttaacaagTGCGATAGGCTTACATGAGAAGCACTTATTTTTGGCTCCTTGTAATAGGGTAGAATACTGGAAATATTCTGAAAAGAATGCCTTGGAATtgtaaaaagtaaaagtaagtccttttttcttcttttgcatTGATGTTTTTCAAAGTCTGGTTATGACACATGTTTTGCACTGAATTTAGGAACTGTGAATTTTCAGAGAGTTGAGATAAAATCATTAGAAGGAAATAATAAAAAGGAGTTTTATGgaagaaaagaggcagagaaaagtattaaacaataagccatacagctgaaatttttttgttcacctcaatagtatcaaaaattttacacggtgttaactatttaacgcaattcacacacggcctatattataaaaatacaatttatcgGACTTCATGCCGTTCAACGTCGAACTGTTATcacttgttcttgttttttaagCCCTGTATACAGATCCAGCTTAATTTAAGCTTATATACAAATTTCTTTCCAAAATTAGGCCGACCTAAAATGTATCCAAAAATTTCAGCCGTGTTGTACACAACTAAAATTGACATACATTTTAGGTGCtaggaaaattaaaattttaacgtAGTTTTTGTTTACATGCTCTACAAAAGGCAATTATTGGTTTACGGTGTTGGGCAAGTCTAAAAACGTGGTTTTCATCATACCGATCGTACAACGAACTAGAGTCTATTAGATaaatggatggatttgcttgaaattttgtatagatattttttttttaatttcaatgttttttttttttttgttttttaatgtttcgcTAGGAACTTGTACTTTTCGAGTTATTACAGTTTTCTCGAGAACCGCTCTAaagatttcgattaaattagGTGTAACGGTCTAAGCTATTATAAAtagataaattctttatttgGGTAAATTGAcccaaaaatgaaaattccaTTCATTGAACCTCTTAATAAGGGAAAAAGGATAAAATaactcaaataaaaaagaaaagctcctaatttttttttgaaaacattaaaatttttagacaCCATAGCCTTCAAGCATAGTGTTGATTACCCCGAGCGGGATGACCTGTAACGGTTGTAGTTgaggaaaaatattcaaaaagtgAAACAGTTAGTacatttcgaattttttttactagatTAATACCGAACGCCCTTAATAGAATTATGGCgactgaaaatatatttttttttttaatcctccCTAAATGGGATTTAATGACCTTCTACTATTTTCGACTCCATAACTCCTCTTTGCGTAAGCTTGATTGCATATCATCGTAATTCTTTCTTAAGGTCATATAAAAAGAATAACAAcacgtttacttatttttatttatttttctaaaaaaacaaaactttatctTGTCTTCAAAAACATTTCATACATTTCCATATCACATTTAGCTACATTAACAACAAAATCCCTATCATTACCCTCGACAAGTGTCTTTGGCGATACATATAAATCTTTATGCGGATCATATTGAGCACGACCAAGTGTCTTCAAAAATTCATGTCGTTCTCGTATCCTAAATTCCCGTGATAAAAGAATTTCAGGAAATTGAACAATCATCTCATGAGATAGCTTCATTTCATTGTGGGCATATGCAAAGCGTTCAATCAATTCATCAGAatctaaaataagaaaaagagaattagaaaaaaaaatgatcatgaCAACCGACTAGCAACTCACTCAACATCCACAACTTTGGTTTATTCAACAGAAGACATCTCAACTCTTCCAATTCAAAACCCATTTCTTCGGTTATACAAAACATATTCTTCCTAATGTGTTCCATACTGTAGGTAATTAATCT encodes:
- the LOC129919669 gene encoding BCL2/adenovirus E1B 19 kDa protein-interacting protein 3 → MTSTPPKTGEDLLGESWIELSTAAAMAGVKSPDRITPLPFSSGEEYLRLLREAQRESNQSSRVVSLASSRRDTPRDSPKSPPNSPNTELCPDEDLKHVYINYWSKEGEAQKDTDWFGEWSSRPDQQPPKDWKFEHPKKKSAGYSIRLTRLGKNSLFSREILYSLILSNVLSLLLGAGLGLWLSKRGILFTRVVID